In Callospermophilus lateralis isolate mCalLat2 chromosome 18, mCalLat2.hap1, whole genome shotgun sequence, one DNA window encodes the following:
- the Fhod1 gene encoding FH1/FH2 domain-containing protein 1 isoform X4 has product MLFVDGMLGVVAHSETVQWLYTLCASLSRLVVKTALKLLLVFVEYSENNAPLFIQAVNSVASDTGALPWANLVTILEEKNGADPELLVYTVTLINKTLAALPDQDSFYDVTDALERQGMEALVQRHLGTAGTDVDLRTQLMLYESALRLEDGDLEEAAVTAAAGGRRERRKPSSEEGKRSRRSLEGGGCPVRAPEPGPAGSASPIGSASSTSPAQLISPASSPVGLASGLGTLVNLFPAISMAPSVGNSCERSIYKLHQTAPVWAPESPPVPQSPTGQARLETRFLEGVAAAETEKQAALAQGRAETLAGATPDEADGPPGIRELWDSSEPTPAPRTPQSPVPRVLLQAQRSLELEPKEPLVPPSHKAEPIQELPTRTPKLCIGDLDFSDLGEDEDQDILNVESVEAGKGAPPPPPPLPLHSGGSPPPPPPLPLHSGGPPHPPPPPPSFCPSLPRSAPDGPALPTKRKTVKLFWRELKLAGDHGKSGSRFGPCTTLWASLEPVTVDTARLEHLFESRAKDVLPSKKAGEGRRTMTTVLDPKRSNAINIGLTTLPPVHVIKAALLNFDEFAVSKDGIEKLLTMMPTEEERQKIEEAQLANPDIPLGPAENFLMTLASIGGLAARLQLWAFKLDYDSMEREIAEPLFDLKMGMEQLVQNATFRCILATLLAVGNFLNGSQSSGFELSYLEKVSEVKDTVRRQSLLYHLCSLVLQTLPDSSDLYSEIPALTRCAKVDFEQLTENLGQLERRSRAAEENLRSLAKHELAPALRARLTHFLAHCARRVATLRVVHRRVYNRFHAFLLYLGYTAQAAREVRIMQFCHTLREFALEYRTCRERVLQQQKKRATYRERNKTRGRMITETEKFSGVAGETPSNPPVPVAVGSGPGQGDADSHASMKSLLTSRPEDTTHSRRSRGMVQSSSPVMPPAVGPSTAPSEESPGSSLPSDTSDEIMDLLVQSVTKSNPRAATARERKRSRGNRKSLRRTLKSGLGDDLVQALGLSKTPGLEV; this is encoded by the exons ATGCTTTTTGTGGACGGGATGCTGGGGGTGGTAGCCCACAGTGAGACAGTGCAATGGCTGTATACACTGTGTGCCAGCCTG TCTCGCTTGGTGGTGAAGACGGCCCTGAAGCTGCTGCTTGTGTTTGTGGAATACTCTGAAAACAACGCACCGCTTTTCATCCAGGCAGTCAACTCTGTGGCCAGCGACACCG GTGCTCTTCCCTGGGCTAATCTGGTGACTATCCTAGAAGAGAAAAATGGTGCCGATCCTGAGCTGTTGGTGTATACTGTCACCCTCATCAATAAG ACACTGGCTGCGCTCCCAGATCAGGACTCCTTCTACGACGTGACAGATGCACTGGAGCGGCAGGGCATGGAGGCACTGGTACAGCGCCACTTGGGCACTGCGGGCACTGATGTCGACCTGCGCACTCAGCTTATGCTCTATGAG AGCGCTCTACGATTGGAAGATGGAGACTTGGAGGAAGCAGCAGTCACTGCAGCTGCAGGTGGTCGGCGGGAGCGGCGAAAGCCCTCTTCAGAGGAGGGCAAGAGGAGCCGCAGATCTCTGGAAGGGGGAGGCTGTCCTGTGCGCGCCCCAGAACCTGG CCCCGCAGGCTCCGCCTCGCCGATAGGCTCCGCCTCTTCCACCAGTCCTGCCCAGCTGATAAGCCCTGCCTCCAGCCCTGTGGGCCTTGCCTCTGGGCTTGGTACCTTGGTGAACCTTTTTCCTGCCATTTCCATGGCGCCCTCAGTGGGCAACTCCTGTGAGAGGAGCATCTACAA aCTTCACCAAACTGCTCCCGTTTG GGCCCCTGAGAGCCCACCCGTCCCCCAGTCCCCTACTGGGCAGGCCAGGCTGGA AACCCGGTTCCTGGAAGGTGTGGCAGCAGCAGAAACAGAGAAGCAGGCTGCATTGGCCCAGGGCCGGGCAGAAACACTGGCTGGGGCCACACCAGATGAGGCTGATGGACCCCCAG GCATCCGGGAACTATGGGACTCCTCAGAGCCAACCCCTGCACCCAGAACCCCCCAGAGCCCTGTCCCTCGAGTCCTGCTCCAGGCCCAACGGAGCCTTGAGCTGGAGCCTAAGGAACCACTGGTGCCACCAAGCCACAAGGCCGAGCCCATCCAGGAGCTCCCAACCCGTACACCAAAGCTCTGCATTGGGGACCTGGACTTCTCAGATCTGGGGGAGGATGAAGACCAGGACATATTAAATGTAGAATCTGTGGAGGCCGGGAAAGGGGCTCCACCCCCACCTCCCCCACTTCCCCTGCACTCTGGAGGCTCCCCACCTCCTCCCCCTCCACTTCCCCTGCACTCTGGAGGCCCCCCACATCCTCCTCCCCCACCTCCATCCTTCTGCCCATCACTTCCCCGCTCAGCACCCGATGGCCCAGCCCTCCCCACCAAGAGGAAGACTGTAAAACTCTTCTGGCGGGAGCTAAAGCTGGCTGGGGATCACGGAAAGTCTGGAAGCCGCTTTGGGCCCTGCACTACCCTGTGGGCCTCCCTGGAGCCTGTCACAGTGGATACAGCCCGGTTGGAACACTTGTTTGAATCCCGAGCCAAGGATGTACTTCCTTCCAAG AAAGCTGGTGAGGGCCGCCGGACAATGACCACAGTGCTGGACCCCAAGCGCAGCAACGCTATCAACATTGGCTTAACCACTTTGCCACCTGTGCATGTCATTAAGGCTGCCCTGCTCAATTTTGATGAGTTTGCTGTCAGCAAGGATGGCATTGAG AAGCTACTGACCATGatgcccacggaggaggagaggcAGAAGATTGAAGAAGCCCAGCTGGCCAACCCTGATATACCCCTGGGCCCAGCTGAGAATTTCCTAATGACTCTTGCCTCTATTGGGGGCCTGGCTGCCCGCCTACAACTTTGGGCCTTCAAGCTGGACTATGACAGCATGGAACGG GAAATTGCAGAGCCACTATTTGACCTAAAAATGGGAATGGAACAGCTGGTGCAGAATGCCACCTTCCGCTGCATCCTGGCTACTCTGCTGGCTGTGGGCAACTTCCTCAATGGTTCCCAG AGCAGTGGTTTTGAGCTGAGCTACCTGGAGAAGGTGTCTGAGGTGAAGGACACGGTGCGCCGGCAGTCACTGCTGTACCATCTCTGCTCCTTGGTGCTCCAGACCCTACCTGATTCCTCCGATCTCTACTCAGAAATCCCTGCCCTGACCCGCTGTGCCAAG GTGGACTTTGAGCAACTGACTGAGAACCTGGGACAGCTGGAGCGCCGGAGCCGGGCAGCTGAGGAAAACCTGAGGAGCTTGGCTAAACATGAACTGGCTCCAGCCCTGCGTGCTCGTCTCACCCACTTTTTGGCCCACTGTGCCCGCCGTGTTGCCACGCTGAGGGTAGTGCACCGCCGTGTTTACAACAG GTTTCATGCCTTCCTGCTCTACCTGGGCTACACTGCACAAGCAGCCCGTGAAGTGCGCATCATGCAATTCTGCCACACGCTGCGGGAATTTGCCCTGGAGTATAGGACTTGCCGTGAACGAGTACTGCAGCAGCAGAAGAAGCGAGCCACTTACCGTGAGCGCAACAAGACCCGAGGACGCATGATCACTGAG ACAGAGAAGTTCTCAGGTGTGGCAGGGGAAACCCCCAGCAATCCACCTGTCCCAGTGGCTGTGGGGAGTGGACCAGGACAGGGTGATGCTGACAGTCATGCCAGTATGAAAAGTCTGTTGACCAGCAGGCCGGAGGACACCACACATAGCCGTCGCAGCAGAG GTATGGTCCAGAGCAGCTCCCCAGTCATGCCACCAGCAGTGGGACCTTCCACTGCACCCTCTGAAGAATCTCCAGGCTCCAGTTTACCCAGTGACACATCAGATGAAATCATGGACTTGCTAGTGCAATCAGTGACCAAGAGCAATCCCCGAGCAGCTACAGCTCGAGAAAGGAAGCGTTCCCGTGGCAACCGTAAATCTT TGAGACGAACACTGAAGAGTGGACTTGGAGATGACCTGGTGCAGGCGCTGGGTCTGAGCAAGACTCCTGGCCTGGAAGTGTGA